In the genome of Deinococcus yavapaiensis KR-236, one region contains:
- a CDS encoding GNAT family N-acetyltransferase, whose amino-acid sequence MLRLATREDVPAILEIYNDAVVNSTASYDLAPVSLEDRLAWFDEKTGHDWPILVAIEDGDVIGWGTYGPFRAKPGYRFTVEHSVYVKAARRGGGIGTELLRALIERARSEGRHVMIAGVDAHNEASLRFHEALGFKRVAHFREIGRKFGRWLDLVFLQLLLEDAKAESSASVSSDS is encoded by the coding sequence ATGCTCAGGCTCGCGACGCGCGAGGACGTCCCCGCCATCTTGGAAATCTACAACGACGCGGTCGTGAACTCGACGGCTTCGTACGACCTCGCGCCGGTGTCGCTCGAAGACCGCCTCGCGTGGTTCGACGAGAAGACCGGGCACGACTGGCCGATCCTCGTGGCGATCGAAGATGGCGACGTCATCGGGTGGGGCACGTACGGACCGTTTCGCGCCAAGCCCGGCTACCGCTTCACCGTCGAGCACAGCGTGTACGTGAAGGCCGCGAGGCGAGGCGGCGGCATCGGCACGGAGTTGCTTCGGGCGTTGATCGAGCGGGCGCGAAGCGAAGGGCGGCACGTCATGATCGCGGGTGTGGACGCGCACAACGAGGCGAGCTTACGCTTTCACGAAGCCCTCGGGTTCAAGCGCGTCGCGCACTTTCGTGAAATCGGGCGAAAGTTCGGACGCTGGCTGGACCTCGTGTTTCTTCAGCTTCTTCTGGAAGACGCGAAAGCCGAGTCGTCCGCTTCGGTGTCATCCGATTCATAG
- a CDS encoding S41 family peptidase: MLRRTLVLLSLALAASTTFATQSAQAPSTAPVTTTAPTCPDPYAVGTTADANANARTLTQEQRVNLFDAFVSTAQKYYIDPKFGGKDWTKLSADARVKALAATTDAAFYNEIRSLVSIIDDAHFYFLSPQEAREDDEGLQNRNTYGGIGVQIGKSEDNNLLISFVMPGTPAEKSGVRAGEVIVAVDGKACPTVPQVRGEAGTTVTLTLRSPSGSTRQVQVVRASVNSNPAPAATRLKSDEGVVYLQLNTFSYQGSANDALTLLRSELAKGPVKGLVLDLRANSGGLISEGQRFLSAFANGVFGEWRDRAGRSQPYLALTNPLRTTLSQVPLVILTSNNTASMAEITTAVLRYRLDAKVLGQRTYNIIGTTLGFPLPLGARAYITQTDFYLPNGVRVGEKGIDPDVDLPVSAIMSPNEDPVVTEALKVLSSVRGAK, translated from the coding sequence ATGCTTCGCCGAACGCTCGTCTTGCTGTCCCTCGCCCTCGCCGCGTCCACCACCTTCGCGACTCAAAGCGCGCAAGCGCCGTCGACGGCGCCTGTCACCACGACCGCGCCGACGTGCCCTGATCCGTACGCTGTGGGAACGACCGCCGACGCGAACGCGAACGCCCGAACCCTCACGCAAGAGCAACGCGTGAACTTGTTCGACGCGTTCGTGAGCACGGCGCAAAAGTACTACATCGATCCGAAGTTCGGCGGCAAGGACTGGACCAAACTCTCGGCGGACGCGCGTGTCAAGGCGCTCGCAGCCACGACGGACGCGGCGTTCTACAACGAGATCCGCTCGCTCGTCTCCATCATCGATGACGCGCACTTCTACTTCCTCTCGCCGCAGGAAGCGCGCGAGGACGACGAAGGGCTGCAAAACCGCAACACGTACGGCGGCATCGGTGTCCAGATCGGCAAGTCCGAGGACAACAACTTGCTCATCTCGTTCGTGATGCCGGGCACGCCCGCCGAGAAGTCGGGCGTGCGCGCCGGGGAAGTCATCGTGGCCGTGGACGGAAAAGCGTGCCCGACCGTGCCGCAGGTGCGCGGTGAAGCGGGCACCACCGTCACCTTGACGCTGCGCTCGCCGAGCGGAAGCACGCGGCAAGTGCAAGTCGTGCGCGCAAGCGTCAACTCCAATCCCGCTCCGGCGGCAACGCGCCTGAAGTCGGACGAAGGCGTCGTCTATCTGCAGCTCAATACCTTCAGCTACCAGGGATCGGCGAACGACGCGCTGACCTTGCTGCGCTCCGAACTCGCCAAGGGGCCCGTGAAGGGCCTCGTGCTGGACTTGCGCGCCAACAGTGGAGGGCTCATCTCGGAAGGGCAGCGTTTCCTGAGCGCGTTCGCCAACGGCGTGTTCGGCGAGTGGCGTGACCGAGCGGGCCGCTCCCAGCCGTACCTGGCCCTCACCAATCCGCTGCGAACCACCTTGAGCCAAGTGCCGCTCGTGATTTTGACGAGCAACAACACGGCGAGCATGGCCGAGATCACGACGGCGGTGCTGCGTTACCGTCTCGACGCGAAGGTGCTGGGCCAGCGCACGTACAACATCATCGGAACGACTCTCGGCTTCCCGTTGCCCCTCGGCGCGCGCGCCTACATCACGCAAACGGACTTCTACTTGCCGAACGGGGTACGCGTCGGTGAAAAGGGAATCGATCCGGACGTCGACCTTCCCGTCTCCGCGATCATGTCGCCGAACGAGGATCCGGTCGTGACGGAAGCTCTGAAGGTGCTCTCAAGCGTTCGTGGAGCCAAGTAA
- a CDS encoding SDR family oxidoreductase yields the protein MTSFARSDLNGKIALVTGGTNGIGLVAARELARMDAHVVIVGRSEAKLGDSARVIKAETGRDVETMKADLEILSEVRLLADTFSTRFDRLDVLLNNAGAFFQRRAETRDGIERTWALNHLAPFVLTTRLLPLLERAGDARVVTVSSDAHRFGRLHWDDIEFRRRYSAWGAYGQSKLANILFARELARRTAGTGMTSNALHPGFVRTGFGGGSESSLSGRLLRLMTRFAITAEEGARTSVYLCASPTVHGVSGKYFEKEREAVPAPRALDDQSARRLWDVSEAMTSV from the coding sequence ATGACTTCATTCGCGCGTTCGGATTTGAATGGAAAAATCGCGCTCGTCACGGGCGGCACGAACGGCATCGGCCTCGTCGCGGCTCGAGAGCTCGCGCGCATGGACGCCCACGTCGTCATCGTCGGGCGAAGCGAGGCGAAGCTCGGTGATAGCGCTCGCGTGATCAAGGCCGAGACGGGCCGAGACGTCGAGACGATGAAAGCCGACTTGGAGATTCTGAGCGAGGTGCGCCTGCTCGCCGACACGTTCTCAACGCGCTTCGATCGCCTCGACGTCTTGTTGAACAACGCGGGCGCCTTCTTTCAACGACGCGCGGAAACGAGGGACGGCATCGAGCGTACGTGGGCCCTGAACCACCTCGCGCCCTTCGTGCTGACGACCCGTCTGCTGCCACTGCTGGAGCGGGCGGGCGACGCGCGCGTCGTGACGGTCTCGTCGGACGCGCACCGCTTCGGGCGCCTTCACTGGGACGACATCGAGTTTCGCCGCCGTTACTCGGCGTGGGGAGCGTACGGTCAAAGCAAGCTCGCCAACATCTTGTTCGCCCGAGAGCTCGCGAGGCGCACGGCGGGTACGGGCATGACTTCAAACGCACTGCATCCGGGCTTCGTTCGTACCGGGTTCGGCGGCGGTAGCGAGTCGAGCTTGAGCGGACGCTTGTTGCGCCTCATGACCCGCTTCGCGATCACCGCCGAGGAAGGCGCGCGAACGAGCGTGTACTTGTGCGCAAGCCCGACCGTGCATGGCGTGAGCGGCAAGTACTTCGAGAAGGAACGCGAGGCCGTGCCCGCCCCGCGAGCGCTCGACGACCAAAGCGCGCGGCGTCTTTGGGACGTGAGCGAAGCGATGACGAGCGTCTGA
- a CDS encoding MHYT domain-containing protein yields the protein MEHMAHTWNWTYIALSYIIAAFAAYMSLELASRAGKTIETSRNFWLVAQGFFLGYGIWSMHFVGMLAFEMPTSVSYDTPLTVVSGLVAVVFLIAAIFVMNGGKMSARRLLTAGAISGAGIVLMHYVGMAAMHVSAARTYSFVPLALSVLIAVSASCVALFLFSQVTGKWALDRGRNVLFGLKVVAGLVMGIAIVGMHYTGMAAVQFAPSADAALATFGGADTSLLGLVVLIITFMLMGLAVVMLLMDSGAQEALESFD from the coding sequence ATGGAACACATGGCACACACCTGGAACTGGACGTACATTGCGTTGTCGTACATCATTGCCGCGTTCGCAGCGTACATGTCGCTCGAACTCGCGTCGCGCGCGGGCAAGACCATCGAGACGAGCCGCAACTTCTGGCTTGTCGCGCAAGGCTTCTTTCTCGGATATGGAATCTGGTCGATGCATTTCGTCGGAATGCTCGCCTTCGAAATGCCCACGTCGGTCTCCTACGACACGCCGCTCACGGTGGTCTCCGGTTTGGTCGCCGTCGTCTTCCTCATCGCCGCCATCTTCGTGATGAACGGCGGGAAGATGAGCGCTCGCAGGTTGCTCACGGCGGGCGCCATCTCCGGAGCGGGCATTGTCTTGATGCACTACGTCGGCATGGCCGCCATGCACGTGTCGGCTGCCAGAACGTACTCGTTCGTTCCGCTCGCGCTCTCGGTGCTGATCGCCGTCTCGGCCTCGTGCGTCGCCTTGTTCTTGTTCTCGCAAGTCACCGGAAAGTGGGCGCTCGATCGTGGCCGCAACGTCTTGTTCGGGCTCAAAGTCGTCGCGGGACTCGTCATGGGCATCGCAATCGTCGGGATGCACTACACCGGCATGGCCGCCGTGCAGTTCGCTCCCTCGGCGGACGCGGCGCTCGCTACGTTCGGCGGCGCGGACACGTCCTTGCTCGGCCTCGTCGTGTTGATCATCACCTTCATGCTCATGGGACTCGCCGTCGTCATGCTGCTCATGGACTCGGGCGCGCAAGAAGCGCTCGAAAGCTTCGACTGA
- a CDS encoding response regulator: protein MAKIVVVDDSNADLKLMESILVGDSHTVTTLSNPVGAEEQIASQTPDLVLLDIVMPTRNGYEVLRGIKRNAVTKDVPVILVSSKSTDTDVRWGLRQGASEYVTKPYTAAQVLETISKVLSSKAVS, encoded by the coding sequence ATGGCCAAAATCGTAGTTGTTGACGACTCGAACGCCGACCTCAAGCTCATGGAGAGCATTCTCGTGGGAGATTCCCACACGGTGACGACGCTCTCGAATCCCGTGGGAGCCGAAGAGCAGATCGCGTCTCAGACGCCCGACCTCGTCTTGCTGGACATCGTCATGCCCACGCGAAACGGGTACGAGGTTCTTCGGGGCATCAAGCGCAACGCCGTCACGAAAGACGTCCCCGTCATTCTCGTGAGCTCGAAGTCGACCGATACGGACGTGCGTTGGGGCCTGCGGCAAGGCGCGAGCGAGTACGTCACGAAGCCGTACACGGCCGCGCAAGTTCTCGAAACGATTTCCAAGGTGCTGAGTTCGAAGGCGGTGAGTTGA
- a CDS encoding chemotaxis protein CheW, whose protein sequence is METSATSSSRALLVRVGGRDVALEARSTRGAALVEHVTPVPRSSEMLLGLIAVRGDIVPLVDLARLLGSATPEFVGRQAVVVETRGERFAFPVEDVFGFANVVPAHGALTAPPVEVGERVVEALSLDEALTALSERISLV, encoded by the coding sequence GTGGAGACGAGCGCGACGTCGTCGTCCCGCGCTTTGCTCGTGCGCGTCGGTGGACGTGATGTCGCGCTCGAAGCGCGTTCGACGCGCGGCGCGGCCCTCGTCGAGCACGTGACGCCGGTGCCGCGCTCGTCCGAGATGCTGCTGGGATTGATCGCCGTTCGCGGTGACATCGTGCCCCTCGTGGACCTCGCGCGCCTGCTCGGCTCGGCGACGCCGGAGTTCGTGGGTCGGCAAGCGGTCGTCGTCGAGACCCGCGGAGAGCGCTTCGCCTTTCCCGTGGAGGACGTCTTCGGCTTCGCCAACGTCGTTCCCGCGCACGGTGCGCTGACCGCGCCGCCCGTGGAGGTCGGCGAGAGGGTCGTCGAGGCCCTCTCGCTCGACGAAGCTCTGACGGCGTTGAGCGAGCGCATTTCGCTCGTTTGA